One part of the Streptomyces lienomycini genome encodes these proteins:
- the treZ gene encoding malto-oligosyltrehalose trehalohydrolase, which translates to MQFEVWAPQAGRVTLQCDGATRALERDPERPGWWCGEARARDGSRYGFAVDDGPVLPDPRSRRQPDGPDGLGAVVDHGRYAWRTPWAGRPLPGGVLYELHVGTYTPEGTLDAAAGRLEHLVRLGVTHVELMPLCPFPGRHGWGYEGVSLWAVHEPYGGPEALKRFVDRAHELGLGVVLDVVHNHLGPSGNHLPAFGPYFTDTHHTPWGVAVNLDAPGSDEVRAYLVDSALAWLRDYRVDGLRLDAVHALADTRACHFLEQLSTAVDGLAADLDRPLFLIAESDLNDPRIITPRAEGGLGVHAQWNDDFHHALHTALTGESQGYYADFARDPLGALAKTLTRGWFHDGTYSSFRGRSHGRALDRGRMAAHRLTGYSQTHDQVGNRAQGDRLASLVRPGLAACAATLTLTAPFTPMLFMGEEWAAGTPWQFFTDHTDPELAEAVRRGRRREFAAHGWREEDVPDPQDPATRERSCLDWSEPEREPHARVLDWYRRLIALRAEQPDLTDPDLGDTRVAYDGAARWLAFRRGDIRVAVNLGSEPAAIPLGNRPARVLAAWEPVEGPGADGILRVPGESSVVLSQE; encoded by the coding sequence GTGCAGTTCGAGGTGTGGGCACCGCAGGCCGGCCGAGTGACGTTGCAGTGCGACGGCGCCACGCGCGCGCTGGAGCGCGATCCGGAACGGCCGGGGTGGTGGTGCGGCGAGGCGCGGGCGCGGGACGGCTCGCGGTACGGCTTCGCGGTGGACGACGGCCCAGTGCTGCCGGATCCGCGCTCGCGCCGGCAGCCGGACGGGCCGGACGGGCTCGGCGCGGTCGTCGACCACGGTCGGTACGCGTGGCGTACGCCGTGGGCCGGGCGTCCGCTGCCGGGCGGCGTCCTGTACGAGCTGCACGTGGGGACGTACACCCCCGAGGGCACCCTGGACGCCGCCGCCGGACGCCTCGAACACCTGGTGCGACTGGGCGTCACCCACGTCGAGTTGATGCCGCTGTGCCCCTTCCCCGGCCGGCACGGCTGGGGGTACGAGGGGGTCTCGCTGTGGGCGGTGCACGAGCCGTACGGCGGGCCCGAGGCGCTGAAGCGGTTCGTCGACCGGGCCCACGAACTCGGCCTCGGGGTGGTCCTGGACGTGGTGCACAACCACCTGGGCCCCTCCGGCAACCATCTGCCCGCGTTCGGCCCGTACTTCACCGACACGCACCACACGCCCTGGGGCGTCGCCGTGAACCTGGACGCGCCCGGCTCGGACGAGGTGCGGGCGTACCTGGTGGACAGCGCGCTGGCGTGGCTGCGGGACTACCGGGTCGACGGGCTGCGCCTGGACGCGGTGCACGCCCTGGCCGACACGCGCGCATGCCACTTCCTGGAGCAGTTGTCGACGGCCGTGGACGGCCTCGCCGCCGACCTGGACCGGCCACTGTTCCTGATCGCCGAGTCCGACCTGAACGACCCGCGGATCATCACCCCGCGCGCGGAGGGCGGCCTGGGGGTGCACGCGCAGTGGAACGACGACTTCCACCACGCCCTGCACACCGCGCTGACCGGGGAGTCGCAGGGCTACTACGCCGACTTCGCGCGCGACCCGCTGGGGGCGCTGGCCAAGACGCTGACCCGGGGCTGGTTCCACGACGGCACCTACTCCAGCTTCCGGGGCCGTTCGCACGGGCGGGCGCTGGACCGCGGCCGCATGGCCGCGCACCGGCTGACCGGCTACAGCCAGACCCACGACCAGGTCGGCAACCGCGCCCAGGGCGACCGTCTGGCGTCCCTGGTCCGGCCCGGCCTCGCGGCCTGCGCGGCCACGCTGACGCTGACCGCGCCGTTCACGCCGATGCTCTTCATGGGTGAGGAGTGGGCGGCCGGAACACCGTGGCAGTTCTTCACCGACCACACCGATCCGGAGCTGGCGGAGGCGGTACGGCGCGGCAGGCGGCGGGAGTTCGCCGCGCACGGCTGGCGGGAGGAGGACGTGCCCGACCCGCAGGACCCGGCGACGCGCGAGCGCTCCTGCCTCGACTGGTCGGAGCCGGAACGCGAGCCGCACGCGCGCGTACTGGACTGGTACCGGCGGCTGATCGCCCTGCGCGCCGAGCAGCCGGACCTGACCGATCCCGACCTGGGCGACACCAGGGTGGCGTACGACGGCGCGGCGCGCTGGCTGGCCTTCCGGCGCGGCGACATCCGGGTGGCCGTCAACCTGGGCAGCGAACCGGCTGCGATCCCGCTGGGCAACCGCCCCGCGCGCGTGCTCGCGGCGTGGGAACCGGTGGAGGGGCCGGGCGCGGACGGGATCCTGCGCGTACCGGGCGAGTCGAGTGTGGTGCTGTCGCAGGAGTGA
- a CDS encoding DUF1707 and FHA domain-containing protein codes for MTSSFEFHTYPARLSDAERDKALKALRDGAAMGRLSHDTFIRRMELALVARRSEELTELTADLATESRLSRMVFGTVEAVSGFGVRLGRAWRAERLPKLLLPHPGAGHPLRIGRDPGSGLRLSHETVSRVHAELSLQAGLWVLRDLGSTNGTTVNGRRVIGAAVVREGDQIGFGRMAFRLAAN; via the coding sequence GTGACGTCGTCCTTCGAGTTCCACACCTACCCCGCGCGGTTGTCCGACGCGGAGCGCGACAAGGCGCTGAAGGCGCTGCGGGACGGCGCCGCCATGGGGCGCCTGTCGCACGACACGTTCATCCGCCGCATGGAGCTGGCGCTCGTCGCCCGCCGCTCGGAGGAGCTGACCGAACTCACCGCCGACCTGGCCACCGAGAGCCGGCTGTCCAGAATGGTGTTCGGCACCGTCGAGGCCGTGTCCGGGTTCGGCGTACGGCTCGGCAGGGCCTGGCGGGCCGAGCGGCTGCCCAAGCTGCTGCTGCCGCACCCCGGCGCCGGTCATCCGCTGCGCATAGGGCGCGACCCGGGCAGCGGGCTGCGGCTGAGCCACGAGACGGTCTCGCGCGTGCACGCGGAACTCAGCCTCCAGGCCGGCCTGTGGGTGCTGCGCGACCTGGGCTCCACCAACGGCACCACGGTCAACGGGCGGCGGGTCATCGGCGCGGCCGTCGTCCGTGAGGGCGACCAGATCGGCTTCGGCCGGATGGCCTTCCGCCTGGCGGCGAACTGA
- a CDS encoding M14 family zinc carboxypeptidase, translating to MDELGARAAALAARHPRQARLRRVGTSRAGIPLLLLSVGHGSRQVLVVAGPHANEPVGGATVLRLAERAVADPRLTEGADATWNLLLCVDPDGLRRNEGWLTGPYTLGRYARNFFRPGFLEQPEWLPDGPDRATLPETRTLLALQDELRPFLQCSLHGVDVGGGFVELTHDLPGLAQRVAHTATRLGIPRELGAYDTLYWPDLGPAVYRIPPPRRGDLTAAITEAAVDSTWCHPRGYGTVTAVVEAPMWGVAAVADGSPPSDRDAVLRSVSRTLRHDTRSLHRVLARVRPHLAAVPEAAHLLAPVDDYLLVCPRLADAWDPDTDDGSGRSLPPMNTAHLVALRLAGRRLALRTAGLLHQLVTRTGGDPAGVLPELDRLVDEGCADYRDGCAAHWIPVGRQVEYQTRVVLAAFELAGRRPTAGSRSGEPGRGPGATVPMHRD from the coding sequence GTGGACGAGCTGGGAGCCCGGGCCGCCGCACTCGCCGCCCGGCATCCCCGACAGGCCCGGCTGCGCCGCGTCGGCACCTCCCGCGCGGGCATCCCGCTGCTGCTGCTCTCCGTCGGCCACGGCAGCCGCCAGGTCCTCGTCGTCGCCGGACCGCACGCCAACGAGCCCGTGGGCGGCGCCACCGTCCTGCGGCTGGCCGAACGCGCCGTGGCCGACCCCCGGCTCACCGAGGGCGCCGACGCCACCTGGAACCTGCTGCTGTGCGTCGACCCCGACGGGCTGCGGCGCAACGAGGGCTGGCTGACCGGGCCGTACACCCTCGGCCGCTACGCCCGGAACTTCTTCCGGCCCGGCTTCCTGGAGCAGCCCGAGTGGCTGCCCGACGGCCCGGACCGCGCCACGCTGCCCGAGACCCGTACGCTGCTCGCACTCCAGGACGAACTGCGGCCCTTCCTGCAGTGCTCCCTGCACGGCGTGGACGTCGGGGGCGGCTTCGTCGAGCTGACGCACGACCTGCCCGGCCTCGCCCAGCGCGTCGCCCACACCGCCACCCGGCTAGGCATACCGCGGGAACTGGGCGCCTACGACACCCTGTACTGGCCCGACCTCGGACCCGCCGTCTACCGCATACCGCCGCCCCGCCGCGGCGACCTCACCGCCGCCATCACCGAGGCCGCCGTCGACTCGACGTGGTGCCATCCGCGCGGCTACGGCACCGTCACCGCGGTCGTCGAGGCCCCCATGTGGGGCGTGGCCGCGGTGGCGGACGGCTCGCCCCCCTCCGACCGGGACGCGGTGCTGCGCTCCGTGAGCCGCACCCTGCGCCACGACACCCGGAGCCTGCACCGCGTCCTCGCCCGCGTGCGGCCCCACCTCGCGGCGGTGCCGGAGGCGGCGCACCTCCTCGCGCCGGTCGACGACTACCTGCTGGTCTGCCCCCGGCTCGCCGACGCGTGGGACCCCGACACCGACGACGGTTCGGGCCGCTCGCTGCCGCCCATGAACACCGCCCACCTGGTCGCGCTCCGGCTCGCCGGGCGCCGCCTGGCGCTGCGGACCGCCGGACTGCTGCACCAACTCGTCACCCGCACCGGGGGCGACCCGGCGGGCGTCCTGCCCGAACTTGACCGGCTCGTCGACGAGGGCTGCGCCGACTACCGCGACGGCTGCGCGGCCCACTGGATACCGGTCGGACGCCAGGTCGAGTACCAGACCCGGGTCGTACTCGCCGCGTTCGAACTCGCCGGCCGCCGCCCCACCGCCGGTTCCCGCTCGGGCGAGCCGGGCCGCGGCCCCGGCGCCACGGTGCCGATGCACCGCGACTGA
- the treY gene encoding malto-oligosyltrehalose synthase, whose product MTPERPDPVPSTTSPASAASSVSAASPGPPSASGAPSATYRLQLQPSFPFAAAAAAVPYLASLGVSHLHLSPVLEAVPGSPHGYDVVDPARVREELGGEEGLRGLARTAREHGLGLVVDIVPNHMAMSPRHNRALWEVLREGPESPYARWFDIDWRAQGGQLLLPVLGAPVGEVLDDLRVDGGVLRYHEHAFPLRDGTAELGLPRLLDAQWYRPVWWRLARTELNYRRFFSISELIGVRVEDPEVFEATHATILRLLREGVIDGLRVDHPDGLADPDAYLDRLHRASGGRWIVVEKILADGERLPAAWPVSGTTGYDALRHVDGLFTDPAGHGELLGQYRRFADPRADRGGDWAPTVRRAAYKVLTHELATEMERLTRVAHRLCVAAPDPALRDRAPWALRTALRELLVRLEVYRPYTSVDPATVVTAQAAAEARLAFAVPEESGAVDVVRGLLLGRYGDGPDHAEFRARFAQTASALRAKSVEDTAFYRYVPLLSATEVGGDPGRPAVSPAEFHAYCARVQRDWPATGTVVSTHDTKRSADVRAALAVLTQCPGRWADVLTEVTRTGEGVPDAQMAWAAWQTVFGLGPADGERVREALLKHVREAGMHTSWTEREPSYEEAVARFVAAGPCGAPGGRVAALRDTLGPHIRANVLGTALAHLTMPGVPDLYQGTEHEYRALVDPDNRRPVDFPAAGGEGEDAGQKTAVTRAALALRARRPDAFGDTATYEPLTAEGPAAAHCVAFARSGQAVTAVTRLSLRLAEAGGWRDTILPLPPGRWADALSTGREYTGHARVADLFADTPVALLERVGAAEGTRGTDGDGR is encoded by the coding sequence ATGACACCTGAGCGACCCGACCCGGTGCCGTCCACGACCTCTCCCGCCTCCGCCGCCTCCTCAGTCTCCGCCGCCTCCCCCGGCCCCCCGTCCGCCTCCGGTGCCCCCTCGGCCACCTACCGGCTCCAGCTGCAGCCGTCCTTCCCCTTCGCGGCCGCGGCGGCGGCCGTGCCGTACCTGGCCTCGCTCGGCGTGTCGCACCTGCACCTGTCCCCGGTCCTGGAGGCGGTCCCGGGCTCGCCGCACGGCTACGACGTCGTCGACCCCGCGCGCGTGCGCGAGGAGCTGGGCGGCGAGGAGGGGCTGCGGGGGCTGGCCCGCACCGCGCGGGAGCACGGCCTGGGCCTGGTGGTGGACATCGTGCCCAACCACATGGCGATGTCCCCGCGCCACAACCGCGCCCTGTGGGAGGTGCTGCGCGAGGGGCCCGAGTCGCCGTACGCGCGGTGGTTCGACATCGACTGGCGGGCGCAGGGCGGTCAACTGCTGCTGCCGGTGCTGGGCGCCCCCGTCGGCGAGGTGCTGGACGACCTCCGGGTCGACGGCGGCGTCCTGCGCTACCACGAGCACGCCTTCCCGCTGCGGGACGGCACCGCGGAGCTGGGGCTGCCGCGGCTCCTCGACGCGCAGTGGTACCGCCCGGTGTGGTGGCGGCTGGCCCGCACCGAGCTGAACTACCGGCGCTTCTTCAGCATCTCGGAGCTGATCGGCGTACGCGTGGAGGACCCGGAGGTCTTCGAGGCCACGCACGCCACGATCCTGCGGCTGCTGCGCGAGGGCGTGATCGACGGGCTGCGCGTCGACCATCCCGACGGCCTCGCCGACCCCGACGCGTACCTGGACCGGCTGCACCGGGCGAGCGGCGGCCGGTGGATCGTGGTGGAGAAGATCCTCGCCGACGGGGAACGGCTGCCCGCCGCCTGGCCCGTCTCGGGCACGACCGGCTACGACGCGCTCCGGCACGTCGACGGGCTCTTCACCGACCCCGCCGGTCACGGCGAACTGCTCGGGCAGTACCGGCGGTTCGCCGATCCGCGGGCGGACCGCGGCGGGGACTGGGCGCCGACGGTGCGGCGGGCCGCGTACAAGGTACTCACCCATGAGCTGGCCACCGAGATGGAACGGCTGACCCGGGTGGCGCACCGTCTGTGCGTCGCCGCGCCGGACCCCGCGCTGCGCGACCGGGCGCCCTGGGCGCTGCGCACGGCCCTGCGGGAACTGCTGGTCCGGCTGGAGGTGTACCGGCCGTACACGTCGGTGGACCCGGCGACGGTCGTCACCGCTCAGGCGGCGGCCGAGGCCCGGCTCGCCTTCGCGGTGCCCGAGGAGTCCGGTGCGGTGGACGTCGTACGGGGCCTGCTGCTGGGGCGGTACGGGGACGGGCCGGACCATGCGGAGTTCCGGGCGCGGTTCGCGCAGACCGCGTCGGCGCTGCGCGCCAAGTCCGTCGAGGACACGGCCTTCTACCGCTACGTGCCGCTGCTGTCGGCGACCGAGGTGGGTGGCGACCCCGGCCGTCCGGCCGTGTCGCCGGCGGAGTTCCACGCCTACTGCGCGCGCGTGCAGCGCGACTGGCCCGCGACGGGCACGGTCGTCTCGACCCACGACACCAAGCGCAGCGCCGACGTGCGCGCCGCGCTGGCGGTGCTCACCCAGTGTCCCGGGCGGTGGGCGGACGTCCTGACGGAGGTCACCCGCACGGGCGAGGGCGTGCCGGACGCGCAGATGGCGTGGGCCGCCTGGCAGACGGTGTTCGGGCTGGGCCCGGCGGACGGGGAGCGCGTGCGGGAGGCGCTCCTGAAGCATGTGCGCGAGGCGGGGATGCACACCAGCTGGACGGAGCGGGAGCCGTCGTACGAGGAGGCGGTGGCCCGGTTCGTGGCGGCGGGGCCGTGCGGTGCGCCGGGCGGGCGGGTGGCCGCGCTCCGCGACACGCTCGGGCCGCACATCCGGGCCAACGTCCTGGGCACGGCCCTGGCCCACCTCACGATGCCGGGCGTACCGGACCTCTACCAGGGCACCGAGCACGAGTACCGGGCGCTGGTGGACCCGGACAACCGCCGGCCGGTGGACTTCCCCGCCGCGGGCGGCGAGGGCGAGGACGCCGGTCAGAAGACGGCCGTGACCCGGGCGGCGCTGGCGCTGCGGGCACGACGGCCCGACGCCTTCGGCGACACGGCGACGTACGAGCCGCTGACCGCCGAGGGCCCCGCGGCGGCGCACTGCGTGGCGTTCGCCCGCTCCGGGCAGGCGGTGACTGCCGTGACCCGGCTGTCGCTGCGGCTGGCGGAGGCGGGCGGCTGGCGCGACACGATCCTGCCGCTGCCGCCCGGCCGGTGGGCCGACGCGCTGAGCACCGGACGCGAGTACACGGGGCACGCGCGCGTGGCGGACCTCTTCGCGGACACGCCGGTGGCGCTGCTGGAGCGGGTCGGGGCGGCGGAGGGGACACGGGGAACGGACGGGGACGGACGCTGA
- the glgX gene encoding glycogen debranching protein GlgX, with protein MQVWPGEAYPLGATYDGAGTNFAVFTEAADRVELCLLHDDGSETAIELRESDAFVRHAYVPGVMPGQRYGYRVHGPYAPERGLRCNSAKLLLDPYARAISGAVQWGEEVYGYHFDEPERRNDLDSAPHTMTSVVVNPYFDWGDDRRPRTEYHHTVIYEAHVKGLTMRHPGLPEELRGTYAALAHPALIEHLTGLGVTALELMPVHQFVNDHRLVDMGLNNYWGYNTVGFFAPHNAYASWGDRGQQVLEFKSAVKALHEAGIEVILDVVYNHTAEGNHLGPTLSFKGLDNPSYYRLTDDPRYYMDTTGTGNSLLMRSPHVLQMIMDSLRYWVTEMHVDGFRFDLAATLARQFHEVDRLSSFFDLVQQDPVVSQVKLIAEPWDVGEGGYQVGNFPPLWTEWNGMYRDTVRDLWRGEPRTLAEFASRLTGSSDLYQDDGRRPLASINFVTCHDGFTLHDMVAYNDKHNQANGEDNRDGESHNRSWNCGVEGDTDDPAVRELRARQMRNFMATLLLSQGVPMISHGDEFARTQRGNNNAYCQDNELAWVAWPDDDHGLLEFTRAMVWLRKDHPVLRRRRFFHGRPVQGTHDELSDIAWFTPEGAEMTQRDWNSARASALTVFLNGNAISEPGSRGERIADDSFLLMFNAAPKPLDFVVPVDHGRQWEVVVDTALTEGVPSGTGPKVQAGDRLTLLDRSLTVLQRPV; from the coding sequence ATGCAGGTCTGGCCTGGAGAGGCGTATCCACTGGGTGCCACGTACGACGGCGCCGGCACCAACTTCGCGGTCTTCACGGAGGCCGCCGACCGAGTAGAGCTGTGTCTGCTGCACGACGACGGCTCGGAGACGGCGATCGAGCTGCGGGAGAGCGACGCGTTCGTGCGGCACGCGTACGTGCCGGGCGTGATGCCGGGGCAGCGGTACGGGTACCGCGTGCACGGCCCCTACGCCCCGGAGCGCGGTCTGCGCTGCAACAGCGCCAAGCTGCTCCTCGATCCGTACGCGCGCGCGATCAGCGGGGCCGTGCAGTGGGGCGAGGAGGTGTACGGCTACCACTTCGACGAACCCGAACGGCGCAACGACCTCGACTCGGCGCCGCACACGATGACGTCGGTCGTGGTCAACCCGTACTTCGACTGGGGCGACGACCGGCGCCCCCGGACGGAGTACCACCACACGGTGATCTACGAGGCCCATGTGAAGGGCCTGACCATGCGGCACCCGGGGCTCCCGGAGGAGCTGCGCGGCACCTACGCGGCCCTCGCGCACCCGGCGCTCATCGAGCACCTCACGGGGCTCGGGGTGACCGCGCTGGAGCTGATGCCGGTCCATCAGTTCGTCAACGACCACCGCCTGGTGGACATGGGGCTGAACAACTACTGGGGCTACAACACGGTCGGGTTCTTCGCCCCGCACAACGCGTACGCCTCGTGGGGCGACCGGGGCCAGCAGGTGCTGGAGTTCAAGTCGGCGGTCAAGGCGCTGCACGAGGCGGGGATCGAGGTGATCCTGGACGTGGTCTACAACCACACCGCCGAGGGCAACCACCTGGGCCCGACGCTGTCCTTCAAGGGCCTCGACAACCCCTCGTACTACCGGCTGACCGACGACCCCCGCTACTACATGGACACGACGGGGACCGGCAACTCGCTGCTGATGCGGTCCCCGCACGTACTCCAGATGATCATGGACTCGCTGCGGTACTGGGTCACCGAGATGCACGTCGACGGGTTCCGCTTCGACCTGGCGGCCACCCTGGCCCGGCAGTTCCACGAGGTGGACCGGCTGTCGTCGTTCTTCGACCTGGTGCAGCAGGACCCGGTGGTCTCGCAGGTGAAGCTGATCGCCGAGCCCTGGGACGTGGGCGAGGGCGGCTACCAGGTGGGCAACTTCCCACCGCTGTGGACCGAGTGGAACGGCATGTACCGGGACACGGTGCGGGACCTGTGGCGCGGCGAGCCGCGCACGCTGGCGGAGTTCGCGTCCCGGCTGACCGGGTCGTCCGACCTCTACCAGGACGACGGGCGCCGACCGCTGGCCTCGATCAACTTCGTGACCTGCCACGACGGCTTCACCCTGCACGACATGGTGGCCTACAACGACAAGCACAACCAGGCCAACGGCGAGGACAACCGGGACGGCGAGAGCCACAACCGCTCCTGGAACTGCGGCGTCGAGGGCGACACCGACGACCCGGCGGTGCGGGAGCTGCGGGCGCGGCAGATGCGCAACTTCATGGCCACCCTGCTGCTCTCCCAGGGTGTCCCGATGATCAGCCACGGCGACGAGTTCGCCCGCACCCAGCGGGGCAACAACAACGCCTACTGCCAGGACAACGAGCTGGCGTGGGTGGCGTGGCCCGACGACGACCACGGCCTTCTGGAGTTCACCCGCGCGATGGTGTGGCTGCGCAAGGACCATCCGGTGCTGCGCAGGCGCCGCTTCTTCCACGGCCGCCCCGTGCAGGGCACGCACGACGAGCTGTCGGACATCGCCTGGTTCACCCCGGAGGGCGCGGAGATGACCCAGCGGGACTGGAACTCGGCGCGGGCCTCCGCGCTCACGGTGTTCCTGAACGGCAACGCGATCTCCGAGCCCGGCTCGCGCGGGGAGCGCATCGCCGACGACTCGTTCCTGCTGATGTTCAACGCCGCGCCGAAGCCCCTGGACTTCGTGGTGCCGGTCGACCACGGCCGGCAGTGGGAGGTGGTCGTCGACACGGCCCTGACGGAGGGGGTGCCCTCGGGCACCGGCCCGAAGGTGCAGGCCGGGGACCGGCTGACCCTGCTGGACCGCAGTCTGACGGTGCTGCAGCGGCCGGTGTAG
- a CDS encoding SAV2148 family HEPN domain-containing protein — MGSGGLELPPGDDGHQGNSADVPPGAVSLARPMDAGAIGPELDWDADAWHEVRTRAQRAGRAYIWLNLVEQRLRAVVAAVLRPVYEPVHGDDWVVAAAGPAGQEWVQRAVAVREVSRRKGYLLDPADDNVLSFLTLPQLRELMVQHWPCFEPYVDERRDVELALDELEVTRNVVSRNRALSEAVLGQAERASARLLEVLGAGSDVPSARRLPVDAVEDLVGDRYADVVAVHSDRVRLLRQFPAEDLFGSARRVDALGIGLNLLVQNFSGRRLLRMAEAGGRVRLLFLNPASSAIKRRERELGIKRGELSRAVEMNILHMRRVRARLRDPGAFEIQVFDETPRFTAYLVDGDGSDGIAIVQSYLRRTRGMEAPVLVLRNGRNGGKVLKSDGVDESGLFPTYREEFELMWADSRPVS; from the coding sequence GTGGGCTCGGGAGGGCTGGAGCTGCCTCCTGGTGACGACGGTCATCAGGGGAACTCCGCGGACGTCCCGCCCGGTGCGGTGTCCCTGGCGCGGCCGATGGACGCGGGCGCGATCGGTCCGGAACTGGACTGGGACGCCGACGCCTGGCACGAGGTGCGCACCCGTGCGCAGCGGGCCGGCCGGGCCTACATCTGGCTGAACCTCGTCGAACAGCGGCTGCGCGCCGTCGTGGCCGCCGTTCTGCGGCCGGTCTACGAACCGGTCCACGGCGACGACTGGGTGGTCGCCGCCGCCGGGCCCGCCGGCCAGGAGTGGGTGCAGCGGGCCGTCGCCGTCCGCGAGGTCAGCCGCCGCAAGGGCTACCTCCTCGACCCGGCCGACGACAACGTCCTCAGCTTCCTCACCCTCCCGCAGCTGCGCGAGCTGATGGTGCAGCACTGGCCCTGCTTCGAGCCCTACGTGGACGAGCGCCGCGACGTCGAACTCGCCCTGGACGAGCTGGAGGTGACCCGCAACGTCGTCTCCCGCAACCGGGCCCTGTCCGAGGCCGTCCTGGGCCAGGCCGAACGCGCCTCGGCGCGGCTCCTCGAAGTCCTCGGCGCCGGCAGCGACGTGCCGTCCGCGCGCCGCCTGCCGGTCGACGCGGTGGAGGACCTGGTCGGCGACCGCTACGCCGACGTCGTCGCCGTGCACTCGGACCGGGTGCGGCTGCTGCGGCAGTTCCCGGCCGAGGACCTGTTCGGCAGCGCCCGCCGCGTGGACGCCCTCGGCATCGGCCTCAACCTGCTCGTGCAGAACTTCTCCGGCCGCCGCCTGCTGCGGATGGCCGAGGCCGGCGGCCGGGTGCGGCTGCTCTTCCTCAACCCGGCCTCCAGCGCGATCAAACGCCGCGAGCGCGAACTGGGCATCAAGCGCGGCGAGCTGAGCCGCGCCGTGGAGATGAACATCCTGCACATGCGCCGGGTCCGCGCCCGGCTGCGGGACCCGGGCGCCTTCGAGATCCAGGTCTTCGACGAGACGCCCCGCTTCACGGCCTACCTCGTCGACGGGGACGGCTCCGACGGCATCGCGATCGTGCAGTCCTACCTGCGCCGGACGCGGGGGATGGAGGCACCGGTCCTCGTCCTGCGCAACGGACGCAACGGCGGGAAGGTCCTGAAGTCGGACGGCGTTGATGAAAGCGGACTTTTCCCCACCTATCGCGAGGAGTTCGAGCTGATGTGGGCGGATTCGCGCCCGGTGTCGTGA
- a CDS encoding 3'-5' exonuclease — translation MGWHRELLIGFDLETTGTDPREARIVTGAVIEVRGGEPLGRREWLADPGVEIPADAVAVHGISNERAAGEGLPADRVADAIAEVLTDHWKAGVPVVAYNAAFDLTLLSAELRRHSLPSLRERLGGTDPAPVIDPYTIDRSVDRYRRGKRNLEAVCREYGVPLDAAHDATADALAAARLARAIAGRHPKVASLGPADLHRRQIEWYAEWAADFQSFLRRKGDATAVVDGTWPVRDPAEEPADERV, via the coding sequence ATGGGCTGGCACCGGGAGCTGCTGATCGGCTTCGACCTGGAGACGACGGGCACCGATCCGCGCGAGGCGCGCATCGTCACGGGGGCCGTGATCGAGGTCAGGGGCGGAGAGCCGCTCGGCCGGCGGGAGTGGCTCGCCGACCCCGGCGTGGAGATCCCGGCGGACGCGGTCGCGGTCCACGGCATCAGCAACGAACGCGCGGCCGGGGAGGGCCTGCCCGCCGACCGGGTCGCGGACGCCATCGCCGAAGTCCTCACGGACCACTGGAAGGCGGGAGTTCCGGTCGTCGCCTACAACGCGGCCTTCGACCTCACCCTCCTCTCCGCCGAACTGCGGCGCCACTCACTGCCGTCCCTGCGCGAGCGTCTGGGCGGGACGGATCCCGCCCCGGTCATCGACCCGTACACCATCGACCGTTCCGTCGACCGCTACCGCCGGGGCAAGCGCAACCTCGAAGCGGTCTGCCGGGAGTACGGTGTCCCCCTCGACGCCGCCCACGACGCCACGGCCGACGCCCTCGCCGCGGCCCGGCTGGCCCGCGCGATAGCCGGCCGCCACCCCAAGGTCGCGTCCCTCGGCCCGGCGGACCTGCACCGCCGCCAGATCGAGTGGTACGCCGAGTGGGCGGCCGACTTCCAGAGCTTCCTGCGCCGCAAGGGCGACGCCACCGCGGTCGTCGACGGCACGTGGCCGGTGCGCGACCCGGCCGAGGAGCCGGCCGACGAGCGGGTCTGA